The Marinobacter halotolerans genome includes a window with the following:
- a CDS encoding DUF3175 domain-containing protein, which translates to MDKSERWSQKVTQSSDALDLEGGVFSLEDPREIAQSLKQSAEESKRRKSDPYRSAMSMLTFYINRAGKQLPAEQKERLEQAKDELRVLFGRSQKHPRK; encoded by the coding sequence ATGGATAAATCCGAACGCTGGTCGCAGAAGGTGACCCAATCCAGCGATGCCCTGGACCTGGAGGGCGGCGTGTTCTCCCTTGAGGATCCCCGGGAGATTGCCCAGTCCCTGAAACAGTCTGCCGAAGAGAGCAAGCGTCGAAAATCAGACCCCTACCGGTCGGCCATGTCGATGCTCACGTTCTACATCAACAGGGCAGGCAAACAGCTGCCTGCGGAACAGAAAGAGCGTCTCGAACAAGCCAAGGATGAATTGCGTGTGCTATTTGGACGCTCCCAAAAGCATCCCCGGAAATAG
- the polX gene encoding DNA polymerase/3'-5' exonuclease PolX, whose product MHNAEIARKFHELADLLEIRGDNPFRVRAYRNVASIVEGSARPMEERVAEGEDLSAIKGIGDDLAEKIRELVKTGNLRQLKTLQKEVPGQLSELMRLDQLGPKRTRAIHEALSITTLKQLKEAAEAGKISKLSGFGAKTEQKILDEVSKFGNRESRTRLGEAEQVATSLVKYLNEVEEVSQIEVAGSYRRRKETVGDLDILVASADSKPVMDRFTNHPEVAKVASQGKTRATVYLTSGLQVDLRVVKASSFGAALHYFTGSQAHNVAIRKMAGEKKLKVNEYGVYRGQKRIAGKTESEVFEQVDLPWIPPELRENKGEIEAARKGRLPDLVEEDDIRGDLHMHTSATDGGNSLREMAEEARRLDYEYIAITDHSKRLTMANGLDAKRLRRQIAEIDKLNEELDGIRVLKGIEVDILEDGKLDLPDEVLDELDITVGSIHSKFELPKKKQTERVLRAMDNPRFNILGHPTGRLINQREAYEIDLETVIEAAAERGCCLELNAQPSRLDLAGRYAGMLREAGVLGAVSTDAHATDHLRFMHLGVAQARRGWMEKKHLLNTRTLKQLQKILAR is encoded by the coding sequence ATGCATAACGCAGAGATTGCCCGTAAATTTCATGAGTTGGCCGATTTACTGGAAATCCGGGGCGACAATCCGTTCCGGGTTCGCGCCTACCGCAACGTTGCCAGTATTGTGGAGGGCTCGGCCCGGCCCATGGAAGAAAGGGTGGCCGAGGGTGAAGACCTGAGCGCCATCAAGGGGATCGGCGATGACCTGGCTGAAAAGATCAGGGAACTGGTAAAAACCGGCAACCTGCGCCAGCTGAAAACACTGCAGAAAGAGGTTCCCGGCCAGCTCAGCGAGCTGATGAGGCTGGACCAGCTGGGGCCCAAGCGCACCCGGGCCATCCATGAGGCGCTGAGTATTACTACCCTGAAGCAGCTGAAGGAGGCGGCGGAAGCCGGCAAAATCAGCAAGCTTTCGGGGTTTGGCGCTAAGACCGAGCAGAAGATTCTTGATGAAGTCAGCAAGTTCGGTAACCGGGAAAGTCGCACCCGCCTGGGAGAGGCGGAGCAGGTGGCCACATCCCTGGTGAAGTATCTGAACGAGGTGGAGGAAGTCAGCCAGATCGAGGTGGCCGGCAGCTATCGCCGGCGCAAGGAGACTGTGGGTGATCTGGATATCCTGGTCGCCAGTGCAGACAGTAAGCCGGTCATGGATCGTTTCACCAATCACCCTGAAGTGGCCAAAGTCGCCTCACAGGGAAAAACCCGCGCCACCGTATACCTGACATCGGGTTTGCAGGTGGACCTGCGGGTGGTGAAGGCATCCAGCTTCGGCGCCGCGCTGCATTATTTTACCGGGTCACAGGCCCATAACGTTGCCATCCGCAAGATGGCCGGTGAGAAGAAGCTCAAGGTAAACGAGTACGGCGTTTACCGTGGACAGAAGCGCATCGCTGGCAAAACCGAGTCAGAAGTATTTGAACAGGTGGATCTGCCCTGGATTCCACCGGAGTTGCGGGAGAACAAAGGCGAAATTGAAGCCGCTCGAAAAGGCCGTCTGCCAGATCTGGTCGAGGAGGACGACATCCGGGGAGATCTCCACATGCACACCAGCGCCACCGATGGCGGCAACAGCCTCCGGGAAATGGCGGAGGAGGCGAGGCGCCTGGATTATGAATACATCGCCATCACCGATCACTCCAAACGTCTGACCATGGCCAATGGCCTGGACGCCAAGCGTCTGCGCCGGCAGATCGCGGAGATCGATAAACTTAACGAGGAGCTTGACGGTATCCGTGTGCTGAAGGGAATCGAAGTGGACATTCTTGAAGACGGCAAGCTGGATCTGCCGGACGAGGTTCTGGATGAACTGGACATCACCGTCGGCTCCATACACTCGAAATTCGAGTTACCAAAAAAGAAACAGACAGAACGGGTGCTGCGGGCCATGGACAACCCCCGCTTCAACATTCTGGGCCACCCCACCGGGCGGCTGATCAACCAGCGTGAGGCCTATGAGATCGACCTGGAGACGGTGATCGAGGCGGCCGCCGAGCGTGGCTGCTGCCTGGAGCTCAATGCTCAGCCCAGCCGGCTGGACCTTGCCGGCCGTTATGCCGGCATGCTGCGGGAGGCCGGCGTTCTGGGGGCAGTCTCGACCGATGCCCACGCCACAGACCATCTGCGTTTCATGCATCTGGGCGTCGCCCAGGCCCGCCGGGGCTGGATGGAAAAGAAGCACCTGCTCAACACGCGCACCCTGAAGCAGCTTCAGAAGATTCTGGCACGCTGA
- a CDS encoding flavin-containing monooxygenase, which translates to MTVDLDLIIVGGGIGGVICLKYARDAGLNALLLERGNRVGGLWRDLPSWQDIQFRKEDWTLGNLPLSGEDQPSILGNIEAWVERFDLAPYIRLNAAVTSARQGENGWRLTTDTGNHEARWLIAATGGHNRPRLPQVERVDATVTEYHSSALRDPELLRGKRVTVVGGGASAYDLLDLCFAHGAAGVNWIYRSTKWMRPTRKGKHLGIDMRILARYQMLCLPANLIYRLTSKDLRARYAKAGLNEIMPESDFDIRRDQLIPGRPGMIKNFASIERHRGEVSSIHDNTLTLSSGEQMETDLLLWGTGYNVDFDFLGLEAISGARNLNEISSRCYSGFLCADAPNLFLLAPGVLERNTSTPWAYAHVARSIMSHIRGRPVFVRPPAEGLINHFDMLKLLAPEDRRNFPFVIWYLKYLWLAICHPWKRPMPIP; encoded by the coding sequence ATGACTGTGGATCTCGATCTGATAATCGTGGGCGGGGGGATTGGCGGCGTTATCTGCCTGAAGTACGCCAGAGACGCGGGGCTTAATGCGCTGCTACTTGAGCGAGGCAATCGAGTGGGTGGTCTGTGGCGCGACCTGCCAAGCTGGCAGGACATTCAGTTTCGCAAAGAAGACTGGACCCTGGGCAACCTGCCACTTTCCGGCGAGGACCAGCCCAGCATCCTGGGCAACATCGAAGCCTGGGTCGAGCGCTTTGACCTGGCCCCTTATATCCGCCTGAATGCGGCCGTCACAAGTGCCCGACAGGGCGAAAACGGCTGGCGGCTCACCACAGATACCGGAAACCATGAGGCAAGGTGGCTCATCGCAGCCACCGGCGGACACAACCGCCCTCGCCTCCCGCAGGTCGAACGCGTCGATGCCACGGTCACCGAATACCATTCCTCCGCCTTACGCGATCCCGAGTTGCTGAGAGGCAAACGGGTCACGGTGGTTGGCGGCGGAGCCTCCGCCTATGACCTTCTGGACCTTTGCTTCGCCCATGGCGCGGCCGGAGTCAACTGGATCTACCGCTCCACCAAATGGATGCGCCCAACGCGGAAAGGCAAACACCTGGGGATCGACATGCGCATTCTGGCCAGGTATCAGATGCTCTGCCTGCCGGCCAACCTGATCTACCGACTGACCAGCAAGGATCTGCGGGCAAGGTACGCGAAAGCAGGCCTCAACGAGATCATGCCAGAGAGCGATTTCGACATCCGTCGCGACCAGCTCATACCGGGCCGACCGGGCATGATCAAAAACTTTGCCAGCATTGAACGCCATCGTGGCGAAGTCAGTTCAATCCATGACAATACCCTGACACTTTCCAGCGGTGAGCAGATGGAAACCGATCTGCTGCTATGGGGCACCGGCTATAACGTCGACTTTGATTTCCTTGGCCTGGAAGCAATCAGTGGCGCAAGAAACCTGAACGAGATTAGCAGTCGCTGCTACTCCGGGTTCCTGTGTGCCGACGCGCCCAACCTCTTCCTGCTGGCTCCGGGAGTGCTCGAACGCAATACCTCAACGCCCTGGGCCTATGCCCATGTGGCCAGATCCATCATGTCTCATATCCGGGGCAGACCGGTCTTCGTAAGACCGCCCGCTGAGGGCCTGATCAATCATTTTGATATGCTCAAACTGCTGGCACCGGAGGATCGCAGAAACTTCCCATTCGTTATCTGGTATCTGAAGTATCTCTGGCTCGCAATCTGCCATCCCTGGAAACGGCCAATGCCGATCCCCTGA